In Streptomyces sclerotialus, one genomic interval encodes:
- a CDS encoding extracellular solute-binding protein, giving the protein MLALTLGACGSGGAGDADVTLQVVVADYGEDGTQAGTGFWKELVAAFEKRHPGIAVDVDRVPHTRLDKVVAARVAAGKAPDIAQTGAFASYARAERLYSADDLLSIGTQADFVPSLARAGEISHVQYGLPFRASTPRLFYNKKLFEKAGLDGPPTSWTELAADAAALREAGVRTPYALQLGPEAAEDETLSWLLGNGGGYVGLGGSWILDSPQNVTALRAVRDRLVVPGLTGAEGAGLNRTEAYRGFVTGKVGMLLAHPALMARADRAHLAYGTAAFPRRQGGGATPTGRTDWLVAFQQRGHAREAGAFLDFLYSTPNVTRYAEQEGTLPVTVPAAEVMRADGHHRALWPFVDQLGGAQFPQLDTVGGPQVTAALQERIAGAVSEDGNPAAVLSAIQHKADSEMSQVS; this is encoded by the coding sequence GTGCTGGCGCTCACGCTCGGCGCGTGCGGCTCCGGCGGCGCGGGGGACGCGGACGTCACCTTGCAGGTGGTGGTGGCCGACTACGGCGAGGACGGCACACAGGCCGGCACCGGGTTCTGGAAGGAGCTCGTCGCCGCCTTCGAGAAGCGGCACCCCGGCATCGCGGTGGACGTGGACCGGGTGCCGCACACCCGGCTCGACAAGGTGGTGGCGGCGCGCGTCGCGGCAGGAAAGGCGCCGGACATCGCGCAGACGGGCGCCTTCGCCTCCTACGCGCGGGCGGAACGGCTCTACAGCGCCGACGACCTGCTCTCCATCGGCACCCAGGCCGACTTCGTGCCGTCGCTGGCGCGGGCCGGGGAGATCAGCCACGTGCAGTACGGGCTGCCGTTCCGCGCGAGCACGCCGCGCCTCTTCTACAACAAGAAGCTCTTCGAGAAGGCCGGTCTCGACGGCCCGCCGACGTCCTGGACCGAACTCGCCGCGGACGCCGCCGCGCTGCGCGAAGCGGGCGTGCGGACGCCGTACGCGCTCCAGCTCGGTCCCGAGGCCGCCGAGGACGAGACGCTCAGCTGGCTGCTCGGCAACGGCGGCGGCTACGTCGGCCTGGGCGGCAGCTGGATACTGGACTCCCCGCAGAACGTCACGGCGCTCCGCGCCGTCCGCGACCGGCTGGTGGTGCCGGGGCTGACCGGGGCGGAGGGAGCCGGCCTGAACCGCACCGAGGCCTACCGCGGTTTCGTCACCGGGAAGGTCGGGATGCTGCTCGCCCACCCGGCGCTGATGGCACGGGCCGACCGGGCGCACCTGGCGTACGGCACGGCCGCCTTCCCGCGGCGGCAGGGCGGCGGTGCCACGCCGACCGGCCGGACGGACTGGCTGGTGGCGTTCCAGCAGCGCGGGCACGCCCGGGAGGCCGGCGCGTTCCTGGACTTCCTCTACAGCACGCCGAACGTCACCCGGTACGCCGAGCAGGAGGGCACGCTGCCGGTCACCGTGCCGGCGGCCGAGGTGATGCGCGCGGACGGCCACCACCGCGCGCTGTGGCCCTTCGTCGACCAGCTGGGCGGCGCGCAGTTCCCGCAGCTGGACACGGTGGGCGGGCCACAGGTGACCGCGGCCCTCCAGGAGCGGATCGCGGGCGCCGTCAGCGAGGACGGGAACCCGGCGGCCGTGCTGTCCGCCATCCAGCACAAGGCGGACAGCGAGATGTCGCAGGTGTCCTGA
- a CDS encoding Clp protease N-terminal domain-containing protein, with product MFETFTASAREVVRGAAARADLTGSGTVGEEELLLTLLDQEGTAAAEALAALGVPARRAALEEALAQAEPRARGRLGRRPFTREAKGVLERSLRIALGRGEQHIGDEHLLLALTTGAGVATAVLADHGVTRAGVERVLAEPPRAA from the coding sequence ATGTTCGAGACGTTCACGGCGAGCGCCCGGGAGGTCGTACGGGGCGCCGCCGCCCGCGCCGACCTCACCGGCAGTGGCACGGTGGGCGAGGAGGAACTGCTCCTGACACTGCTGGACCAGGAAGGCACGGCCGCGGCCGAGGCACTGGCGGCGCTCGGGGTGCCCGCGCGCCGGGCGGCACTGGAGGAGGCGCTGGCACAGGCGGAGCCGCGGGCGCGGGGGCGCTTGGGGCGGCGCCCCTTCACCCGCGAGGCGAAGGGCGTACTGGAACGCTCGCTGCGGATCGCCCTCGGCCGCGGCGAGCAGCACATCGGCGACGAGCACCTGCTGCTCGCGCTGACCACGGGCGCCGGCGTGGCGACCGCCGTCCTGGCGGACCACGGCGTGACCCGCGCCGGGGTCGAGCGGGTGCTCGCCGAGCCGCCCCGGGCCGCCTGA
- a CDS encoding SCO6745 family protein: MSEYPAVARRLWHQFEPLHATLYFAPEAFEEAAAIGYDVGTRWPSYFAWRTAPLGAAGPELVSATYYSFSPRMVEQYVPLIWSTAAPAKVLEARLRAMDRVLRGLIDGRLTKEQLAEAARLARQAAENAIPAARPLAAANLDLPWPAEPHLELWQALTILREHRGDGHLAALLTAGLDPCESLVSFAAVGAAPEEHFRSRGWTAQEWSQARDRLAARGWIAPDGRATGQAREGREEVERMTDRLAAGPWRALGRARADRFAQLIKPLLAAVFESGHLPRTTTLGIGRIRVAY; the protein is encoded by the coding sequence ATGTCGGAATACCCCGCGGTTGCCCGTCGGCTGTGGCATCAGTTCGAACCGCTGCACGCCACTCTCTACTTCGCCCCCGAGGCCTTCGAGGAAGCCGCGGCGATCGGGTACGACGTCGGCACCCGCTGGCCCAGCTACTTCGCCTGGCGCACCGCGCCGTTGGGTGCCGCGGGGCCGGAGCTGGTGTCCGCCACGTACTACAGCTTCAGTCCGCGGATGGTCGAGCAGTACGTGCCGCTGATCTGGTCGACCGCCGCGCCCGCCAAGGTCCTCGAAGCCCGGCTGCGCGCGATGGACCGGGTGCTGCGCGGGCTGATCGACGGCCGGCTGACCAAGGAGCAGCTCGCGGAGGCGGCCCGGCTGGCCCGCCAGGCGGCGGAGAACGCGATCCCCGCCGCCCGGCCGCTGGCCGCCGCCAACCTGGACCTGCCCTGGCCCGCCGAGCCGCACCTGGAGCTGTGGCAGGCGCTGACCATCCTGCGCGAGCACCGCGGCGACGGGCACCTGGCCGCGCTGCTCACCGCGGGCCTGGACCCGTGCGAGTCGCTGGTCTCCTTCGCCGCGGTGGGCGCGGCCCCGGAGGAGCACTTCCGCAGCCGGGGCTGGACCGCACAGGAGTGGAGCCAGGCCCGCGACCGGCTCGCCGCACGCGGCTGGATCGCGCCCGACGGCCGGGCCACCGGCCAGGCGCGCGAGGGCCGGGAGGAGGTCGAGCGGATGACGGACCGGCTGGCGGCCGGGCCCTGGCGGGCGCTGGGCCGGGCCCGCGCCGACCGCTTCGCGCAGCTGATCAAGCCGCTGCTGGCGGCCGTCTTCGAGTCCGGCCACCTCCCGAGGACCACCACCCTGGGCATCGGGAGGATCCGGGTCGCGTACTGA
- a CDS encoding PadR family transcriptional regulator, which produces MPPVFAHGRLRLYLLKLLDEAPRHGYEIIRLLEERFQGLYAPSAGTVYPRLAKLSDEGLVTHATEGGRKVYSITETGRAELAARGGELAELELEIRESVAALASDIREDVSGSARDLRREMREAAQATRRQGGRPDGTEYGKGEAYGYPDPSDFFDRAVGDPEAWRQAKEEFRRAKEEWKEQARRAKEESRRAKQEAQRARRQARTAKDSAREEVQEALRRVQEKAQEHVRSGDWPGAVREALSEVSREVGRFTEGLTAPSGSSGAPQDTGPADFRKDAASEGGPTAPPAPAWAREPATGDPARDLDRLLDRFRDDLRDAARDHGVDEEQLAEARRQLAATAAHIGALLRRPAR; this is translated from the coding sequence ATGCCTCCCGTCTTCGCGCACGGCCGCCTCCGTCTGTATCTGCTGAAGCTGCTGGACGAGGCGCCCCGCCACGGTTACGAGATCATCCGGCTGCTGGAGGAACGCTTCCAGGGCCTGTACGCGCCCTCCGCCGGCACCGTCTACCCCCGCCTCGCCAAGCTCTCCGACGAAGGCCTGGTCACGCACGCCACCGAGGGCGGCCGCAAGGTCTACTCCATCACCGAGACGGGCCGCGCCGAACTGGCGGCGCGCGGCGGTGAACTGGCCGAACTGGAGCTGGAGATCAGGGAGTCCGTCGCCGCGCTCGCCTCCGACATCCGCGAGGACGTCAGCGGCTCCGCGCGCGACCTGCGCCGCGAGATGCGCGAGGCCGCGCAGGCCACCCGCAGGCAGGGCGGCCGTCCGGACGGCACGGAGTACGGCAAGGGCGAGGCGTACGGCTACCCCGACCCGTCGGACTTCTTCGACCGCGCCGTCGGCGACCCCGAGGCCTGGCGGCAGGCCAAGGAGGAGTTCCGGCGCGCCAAGGAGGAGTGGAAGGAGCAGGCCCGGCGCGCCAAGGAGGAGAGCCGGCGCGCCAAGCAGGAGGCGCAGCGCGCCCGGCGGCAGGCCAGGACCGCCAAGGACTCCGCGCGCGAGGAGGTCCAGGAGGCCCTCCGCCGGGTGCAGGAGAAGGCCCAGGAGCATGTGCGGTCCGGCGACTGGCCGGGCGCGGTACGTGAAGCGCTCTCCGAGGTCTCGCGGGAGGTCGGCCGCTTCACGGAAGGCCTCACGGCCCCGTCCGGGTCCTCCGGCGCCCCTCAGGACACCGGCCCCGCGGACTTCAGGAAGGACGCGGCTTCCGAAGGGGGCCCGACGGCACCTCCCGCGCCCGCGTGGGCGCGGGAACCGGCCACCGGTGACCCGGCCCGCGACCTGGACCGGCTGCTGGACCGCTTCCGCGACGACCTCAGGGACGCCGCGCGCGATCACGGCGTGGACGAGGAGCAGTTGGCGGAGGCCCGCCGGCAACTCGCGGCGACCGCCGCACACATCGGCGCGCTGCTGCGCCGCCCCGCACGGTAG
- a CDS encoding DUF4097 family beta strand repeat-containing protein, translating into MSARKEWPDGPVEVTAPRTLDIEAPVDTLQVRVFGGTVNVVGSTGTDRTRVEITEIHGPPLTVSYDAGTLTVGYDDLPWKNFLKFLERKSWQRSAVVSVTVPAAAGVELGTVGAGAVVSGIAGRTELRGVSGDSTLVRLAGPVRAETVSGRVEAQAVGGDLRFQSVSGDLTVIEGGGGAVRAETVSGDLAVDLDPAAKGTDVRLTTVSGEVAIRLPDPADAEVEANTTSGRVANAFEDLRVGGQWGAKNITGRLGAGTGRLKVTTVSGSLALLRRPRSEDAPADPPADKKVL; encoded by the coding sequence GGTCGAGGTGACCGCACCGCGCACGCTCGACATCGAGGCGCCGGTGGACACGCTGCAGGTACGCGTCTTCGGCGGCACGGTCAACGTCGTCGGCAGCACCGGCACCGACCGCACCCGCGTCGAGATCACCGAGATCCACGGCCCGCCGCTGACCGTCTCCTACGACGCGGGCACCCTCACCGTCGGCTACGACGACCTGCCCTGGAAGAACTTCCTGAAGTTCCTGGAGCGCAAGTCCTGGCAGCGCAGCGCGGTCGTCTCGGTGACCGTGCCGGCCGCCGCCGGGGTGGAGCTGGGCACGGTCGGCGCCGGCGCGGTGGTCTCCGGCATCGCCGGCCGTACGGAGCTGCGCGGCGTCTCCGGCGACAGCACGCTCGTCCGGCTGGCCGGACCGGTGCGCGCCGAGACCGTCTCGGGCCGGGTGGAGGCCCAGGCCGTCGGCGGCGACCTGCGGTTCCAGTCCGTCTCCGGTGACCTCACCGTCATCGAGGGCGGCGGCGGTGCGGTACGCGCCGAGACCGTCAGCGGCGACCTGGCGGTCGACCTGGACCCGGCGGCCAAGGGCACCGACGTACGGCTGACGACGGTCTCCGGCGAGGTCGCCATCCGGCTGCCGGACCCCGCCGACGCCGAGGTGGAGGCCAACACCACCAGCGGCCGGGTCGCGAACGCCTTCGAGGACCTGCGGGTCGGCGGCCAGTGGGGGGCCAAGAACATCACCGGGCGGCTCGGCGCGGGCACCGGCCGCCTGAAGGTCACCACCGTCTCCGGCTCCCTGGCGCTGCTGCGCCGCCCGCGTTCCGAGGACGCCCCCGCCGACCCGCCCGCCGACAAGAAGGTGCTGTAA